TTATTTATTATGAATTAAATCTTTCAGTTTTTGAAGAATTAATATTTTGGTTAAAGAAAGGTGATAAAAATGAAAAAATATAAGAATATTATAATAGCAGCAGTATTATGTTTATTACCAATGGTTTATGGAACAATAATATATAATAAATTACCTGAAATGCTGCCAAGTAATTTTGATTTTTCAGGCAATATTGATGCATATACTAATAAATTTAACATAATTTACATAATGCCTTTAATATTAGCAGGTATAACTATACTTATTTATTTTATGACTAGATTAGATCCTAGAAAAGTTAATTCAAATAACAAATTATTAATGGTTAGTATATTTACAATGCCATTAATCTCTAATTTAATAATTATAATAACTATATTAGTAGCACTTGAATATAGTTTAAATGTTAGCAAAATAATGACTCTTATATTATCAATAATGTTCATAATTTTAGGTAATTATATG
This genomic interval from Oceanivirga salmonicida contains the following:
- a CDS encoding SdpI family protein, which encodes MKKYKNIIIAAVLCLLPMVYGTIIYNKLPEMLPSNFDFSGNIDAYTNKFNIIYIMPLILAGITILIYFMTRLDPRKVNSNNKLLMVSIFTMPLISNLIIIITILVALEYSLNVSKIMTLILSIMFIILGNYMPKAHKNYTIGIRLPWTLDDEENWNKTHKFGGICFIILGILGIISMFFNIGAYIIFIVMILINIIIMAYSYYIYYNKNIKK